The following proteins are co-located in the Eleginops maclovinus isolate JMC-PN-2008 ecotype Puerto Natales chromosome 1, JC_Emac_rtc_rv5, whole genome shotgun sequence genome:
- the si:ch211-207e14.4 gene encoding interleukin-17 receptor D isoform X1, which translates to MWTAALVVFLSLALCQPLRAQEDAITPQDCSLDCIKEGGPGCEYCRITRADIKTALGFNSIKEFGSCIPWPCFELLGEKDPKICQHYVHSPNNVEVEFANEPNPESDTIVVSWKPSYYGIAFLRGFQVSLQALGGSSVACQLFLFHRNLSLPASQSNRVYKSDPFPGLPLGSQYAVTVMALPVPVEWERFYRSRIFSSRSCAEKNGLDKCKNDWYPKHIEVQQEGTAITVTFNLAPPQLGIRSYFSLCYANGIKKYTDMSPNFSKNKTHHSFQMNDLQEGTNYTCEIAANEMDAVRKTFNVQVSSFPEAVATLDSVSPSMALMLPLGLSVAAIFVVLLAALTWKTRLQMKKVFVKQDIIQQQEESGTQEELMPLPRNRPTPPRLLICYSSCDGPAHVKAIMQLGAFIQQHMATQVCLDLWDSLSVAEEGGMAWHCRQIRESDFILVICSRGLNRRSKPSEGSVYERADERLHYGSNVFCSEAAVQVIGEEVGRAKARGQDLSKYMAAIFDYSDETDIPNELRLVSNYMLTRDLQLLFSHLHGVSLHGPGHYLKINHISEDGFTKLPSGAALQWAIYEAQMEITAKRHHCVGSKGDSEDKK; encoded by the exons ATGTGGACGGCAGCgcttgttgtgtttctgtccttGGCTCTCTGTCAGCCTCTCCGGGCTCAGGAGGACGCCATCACTCCTCAGGACTGCAGCCTGGACTGCATTAAAGAG GGAGGACCTGGATGTGAATACTGCAGAATAACCAGAGCTGATATCAAGACAGCTCTGGGCTTTAACTCTATTAAAGAGTTTGGAA GCTGTATTCCCTGGCCATGTTTTGAGTTGCTAGGAGAAAAAGACCCAAAAATCTGTCAGCACTATGTCCACAGTCCAAATAATGTGGAGGTTGAGTTTGCAAATGAACCAAACCCAGAATCTGACACCATAGTTGTCTCCTGGAAGCCCAGCTACTATG GGATCGCCTTCCTGCGAGGCTTTCAGGTGTCACTCCAGGCTCTGGGAGGGTCAAGTGTTGCCTGtcagctcttcctcttccaccGTAACCTCTCCCTTCCTGCATCACAATCCAATAGG GTGTACAAGTCGGACCCTTTCCCCGGCCTCCCCCTGGGGTCCCAGTATGCTGTTACTGTCATGGCCCTGCCAGTGCCTGTAGAGTGGGAGAGGTTCTACCGCAGCAGGATCTTCTCCTCACGCT CATGTGCAGAGAAGAACGGTCTTGACAAGTGCAAAAATG ACTGGTACCCCAAACACATTGAGGTGCAACAGGAGGGGACGGCCATCACCGTGACCTTTAACCTGGCTCCTCCACAGCTGGGCATCAGGAGCTACTTCTCCTTGTGTTACGCCAACGGCATAAAGAAATACACAGACATGTCACCT AATTTCAGCAAAAACAAGACTCACCACAGCTTTCAGATGAACGACCTTCAAGAAGGAACCAATTACACTTGTGAG ATTGCAGCTAACGAAATGGACGCAGTGAGGAAAACGTTCAATGTTCAGGTTTCTAGCTTTCCTGAAG CAGTTGCGACACTAGACTCTGTGAGTCCCTCAATGGCTCTGATGCTTCCTCTGGGTCTGTCTGTGGCAGCCATATTTGTAGTCCTACTGGCTGCTCTTACCTGGAAGACCAGGCTGCAGATGAAGAAAGTCTTCGTTAAACAAG ATATTATACAGCAGCAAGAAGAGAGCGGCACCCAAGAGGAATTGATGCCTCTGCCCAGAAACAGGCCGACCCCTCCTCGTCTTCTGATTTGCTACAGCAGCTGTGATGGCCCTGCCCATGTTAAAGCCATCATGCAGTTAGGGGCCTTCATACAGCAACACATGGCCACTCAG GTATGCCTGGACCTGTGGGATTCTCTGAGCGTGGCTGAGGAAGGCGGCATGGCCTGGCACTGCCGGCAGATCCGGGAGAGTGACTTCATTTTGGTGATATGTTCCCGGGGCCTGAACCGCAGGAGTAAGCCTTCAGAGGGTAGTGTATATGAAAGGGCAGACGAAAGACTCCACTATGGCTCTAACGTCTTCTGCTCTGAAGCTGCAGTCCAAGTTATTGGAGAGGAGGTGGGCCGCGCCAAAGCCAGGGGCCAGGACTTGTCCAAATACATGGCGGCCATTTTTGATTATTCCGATGAAACTGACATCCCCAACGAGCTGAGGCTTGTTTCTAACTACATGCTGACACGCGATTTACAGCTGCTTTTCTCCCACCTCCATGGAGTGTCTCTGCACGGGCCGGGGCATTACCTGAAGATAAATCATATATCTGAGGACGGGTTTACTAAGTTACCATCCGGAGCTGCTCTGCAGTGGGCTATTTATGAAGCTCAGATGGAAATAACGGCAAAAAGGCATCACTGTGTTGGAAGTAAAGGGGACTCGGAAGATAAAAAGTAA
- the fam50a gene encoding protein FAM50A, which yields MAQYKGAASEAGRAMQLMKKREKERSQLEQLKQKIAEDNMVKSNIDKKFSAHYDAVEAELKSSTVGLVTLNDMKAKQEALVKEREKQLAKKEQSKELMLKLEKQKEKKRKEEQKRKIASLSFNPDEGEGEEEEEEEEEEDDFPTKKKKLGKNPDVDTSFLPDRDREEEENRLREELRQEWELKQEKIKSEEIEITFSYWDGSGHRKTVKMKKGNTIQNFLQRALEVLRKDFSELRSAGVEQLMYIKEDLIIPHHHSFYDFIVTKARGKSGPLFSFDVHDDIRLVNDATVEKDESHAGKVVLRSWYEKNKHIFPASRWEPYDPEKKWDKYTIR from the exons ATGGCGCAGTACAAAGGAGCCGCCAGTGAGGCCGGCAGAGCCATGCAGCTGATGAAAAAACGAGAAAAAGAAAGATCACAGCTCGAGCAGCTAAAGCAGAAGATAGCAGAG GACAACATGGTGAAGTCTAACATCGATAAGAAGTTCTCCGCTCACTATGATGCTGTGGAGGCAGAGCTCAAGTCCAGCACAGTCG GTCTGGTGACACTGAATGACATGAAGGCCAAGCAGGAGGCGCtggtgaaggagagagagaagcagctgGCAAAGAAGGAGCAGTCCAAGGAGCTCATGCT caagctggagaagcagaaagagaagaagaggaaggaggaacaGAAGAGGAAAATCGCCAGTTTATCGTTTAATCCGGacgaaggagaaggagaagaagaggaggaagaagaggaggaagaggatg ATTTTccaacaaagaagaagaagctgggGAAAAATCCAGACGTGGACACCAGCTTCCTTCCTGATCGAGACAGAGAG gaggaggagaatcGTCTCAGAGAGGAACTGCGGCAGGAGTGGGAGCTCAAACAGGAGAAGATCAAGA GTGAGGAAATCGAGATCACATTCAGCTACTGGGACGGCTCAGGGCATCGTAAGACTGTCAAG ATGAAGAAGGGGAATACCATCCAGAACTTCCTGCAGAGGGCCCTGGAGGTCCTCAGAAAGGATTTCAGTGAGCTCAG GTCTGCTGGAGTAGAGCAGCTCATGTACATCAAAGAGGATCTGATCATACCACAt CACCACAGTTTCTACGACTTCATTGTGACCAAAGCCAGAGGCAAATCTG GTCCTCTGTTCAGCTTCGACGTCCATGACGATATCCGTCTGGTGAATGACGCCACCGTTGAGAAAGATGAG TCTCACGCTGGTAAAGTGGTGCTGAGGAGCTGGTATgagaagaacaaacacatcttcCCCGCGAGTCGCTGGGAGCCATACGATCCTGAGAAGAAATGGGACAAATATACG ATCCGGTGA
- the cav4b gene encoding caveolin-2: MMMMMMVSDDCLVECKIDDDSDEYDDREEVQITTPPPPPEFASKVPTPAPKPATPSTGPATPTPTHTPSPTLPVNRDPHGINQHLKVEVSDVLAEPATPHSIDRVWLHSVVGFEKARIWTYCILSSLFAVPLAFLCGIFLALLACLHVWFVVPCIQLSNTFLPCLRSLCMCGVNVFITPFCTSLALCCSQIAVTLSNKDYHQMRNKETA, from the exons atgatgatgatgatgatggtgagtGATGACTGTCTGGTGGAGTGTAAGATCGATGATGATAGTGATGAGTATGATGACAGAGAAGAAGTACAGATAaccacacctcctcctcctcctgagttTGCATCCAAAGTCCCGACACCAGCGCCAAAACCTGCGACCCCATCCACAGGCCCTGCTACGCCAACACCCACCCATACGCCATCACCCACCCTTCCTGTCAACAGGGACCCTCATGGCATCAACCAGCACCTTAAG GTAGAGGTCAGTGACGTACTGGCCGAGCCCGCCACACCTCATAGCATTGATAGAGTGTGGCTTCACAGCGTGGTTGGCTTCGAGAAGGCTCGTATCTGGACGTACTGCATCCTCTCCTCGCTGTTTGCTGTTCCTTTAGCTTTTCTTTGTGGGATCTTTCTGGCCCTTCTCGCCTGTCTACATGTCTG gTTTGTGGTGCCTTGCATACAGCTGAGCAACACCTTCCTTCCCTGCCTGCGGTCTTTATGTATGTGTGGtgtaaatgttttcatcacTCCCTTCTGTACATCTCttgctctctgctgcagccaaATTGCTGTTACACTGTCGAACAAGGACTACCATCaaatgagaaacaaagagaCCGCCTGA
- the si:ch211-207e14.4 gene encoding interleukin-17 receptor D isoform X2: MWTAALVVFLSLALCQPLRAQEDAITPQDCSLDCIKEGGPGCEYCRITRADIKTALGFNSIKEFGSCIPWPCFELLGEKDPKICQHYVHSPNNVEVEFANEPNPESDTIVVSWKPSYYGIAFLRGFQVSLQALGGSSVACQLFLFHRNLSLPASQSNRVYKSDPFPGLPLGSQYAVTVMALPVPVEWERFYRSRIFSSRSCAEKNGLDKCKNDWYPKHIEVQQEGTAITVTFNLAPPQLGIRSYFSLCYANGIKKYTDMSPNFSKNKTHHSFQMNDLQEGTNYTCEIAANEMDAVRKTFNVQVSSFPEVATLDSVSPSMALMLPLGLSVAAIFVVLLAALTWKTRLQMKKVFVKQDIIQQQEESGTQEELMPLPRNRPTPPRLLICYSSCDGPAHVKAIMQLGAFIQQHMATQVCLDLWDSLSVAEEGGMAWHCRQIRESDFILVICSRGLNRRSKPSEGSVYERADERLHYGSNVFCSEAAVQVIGEEVGRAKARGQDLSKYMAAIFDYSDETDIPNELRLVSNYMLTRDLQLLFSHLHGVSLHGPGHYLKINHISEDGFTKLPSGAALQWAIYEAQMEITAKRHHCVGSKGDSEDKK, translated from the exons ATGTGGACGGCAGCgcttgttgtgtttctgtccttGGCTCTCTGTCAGCCTCTCCGGGCTCAGGAGGACGCCATCACTCCTCAGGACTGCAGCCTGGACTGCATTAAAGAG GGAGGACCTGGATGTGAATACTGCAGAATAACCAGAGCTGATATCAAGACAGCTCTGGGCTTTAACTCTATTAAAGAGTTTGGAA GCTGTATTCCCTGGCCATGTTTTGAGTTGCTAGGAGAAAAAGACCCAAAAATCTGTCAGCACTATGTCCACAGTCCAAATAATGTGGAGGTTGAGTTTGCAAATGAACCAAACCCAGAATCTGACACCATAGTTGTCTCCTGGAAGCCCAGCTACTATG GGATCGCCTTCCTGCGAGGCTTTCAGGTGTCACTCCAGGCTCTGGGAGGGTCAAGTGTTGCCTGtcagctcttcctcttccaccGTAACCTCTCCCTTCCTGCATCACAATCCAATAGG GTGTACAAGTCGGACCCTTTCCCCGGCCTCCCCCTGGGGTCCCAGTATGCTGTTACTGTCATGGCCCTGCCAGTGCCTGTAGAGTGGGAGAGGTTCTACCGCAGCAGGATCTTCTCCTCACGCT CATGTGCAGAGAAGAACGGTCTTGACAAGTGCAAAAATG ACTGGTACCCCAAACACATTGAGGTGCAACAGGAGGGGACGGCCATCACCGTGACCTTTAACCTGGCTCCTCCACAGCTGGGCATCAGGAGCTACTTCTCCTTGTGTTACGCCAACGGCATAAAGAAATACACAGACATGTCACCT AATTTCAGCAAAAACAAGACTCACCACAGCTTTCAGATGAACGACCTTCAAGAAGGAACCAATTACACTTGTGAG ATTGCAGCTAACGAAATGGACGCAGTGAGGAAAACGTTCAATGTTCAGGTTTCTAGCTTTCCTGAAG TTGCGACACTAGACTCTGTGAGTCCCTCAATGGCTCTGATGCTTCCTCTGGGTCTGTCTGTGGCAGCCATATTTGTAGTCCTACTGGCTGCTCTTACCTGGAAGACCAGGCTGCAGATGAAGAAAGTCTTCGTTAAACAAG ATATTATACAGCAGCAAGAAGAGAGCGGCACCCAAGAGGAATTGATGCCTCTGCCCAGAAACAGGCCGACCCCTCCTCGTCTTCTGATTTGCTACAGCAGCTGTGATGGCCCTGCCCATGTTAAAGCCATCATGCAGTTAGGGGCCTTCATACAGCAACACATGGCCACTCAG GTATGCCTGGACCTGTGGGATTCTCTGAGCGTGGCTGAGGAAGGCGGCATGGCCTGGCACTGCCGGCAGATCCGGGAGAGTGACTTCATTTTGGTGATATGTTCCCGGGGCCTGAACCGCAGGAGTAAGCCTTCAGAGGGTAGTGTATATGAAAGGGCAGACGAAAGACTCCACTATGGCTCTAACGTCTTCTGCTCTGAAGCTGCAGTCCAAGTTATTGGAGAGGAGGTGGGCCGCGCCAAAGCCAGGGGCCAGGACTTGTCCAAATACATGGCGGCCATTTTTGATTATTCCGATGAAACTGACATCCCCAACGAGCTGAGGCTTGTTTCTAACTACATGCTGACACGCGATTTACAGCTGCTTTTCTCCCACCTCCATGGAGTGTCTCTGCACGGGCCGGGGCATTACCTGAAGATAAATCATATATCTGAGGACGGGTTTACTAAGTTACCATCCGGAGCTGCTCTGCAGTGGGCTATTTATGAAGCTCAGATGGAAATAACGGCAAAAAGGCATCACTGTGTTGGAAGTAAAGGGGACTCGGAAGATAAAAAGTAA